One window from the genome of Penaeus monodon isolate SGIC_2016 chromosome 2, NSTDA_Pmon_1, whole genome shotgun sequence encodes:
- the LOC119578357 gene encoding LOW QUALITY PROTEIN: AP-4 complex accessory subunit Tepsin-like (The sequence of the model RefSeq protein was modified relative to this genomic sequence to represent the inferred CDS: deleted 1 base in 1 codon) produces the protein MDLLKEARNVVDFATYYPMLNKATVDNDTPTPGYLFEDIIKLSHQSQGHRHHLVDFLIARLQISSWPGKQKVVRILHQICSRGHRGVRVYLRSKDGDLRKAAASGGPPDPVLANTPQLFLSSAIQELLTLLFDPKIMKEDELWLAETQYHVVWYLSVHIFKVRGMVERVMTHTGDSKGVSVDFLQGEKGDYQPIFLPSLGASVPSPQQPLHQSHLPGLTSGQLRNFKAHRSGRAGGGWDSDEEGQDTPPSPLSSSTDFSLPLPEQHSTEEIIAGAAEEEYITKILYSASWPADPDQLIISCRESASFDLNVFFEKVTAKFSELCDVGTRRSDSAEEKKRDVDKPTQSTDITLTCEPDKVTVQLLMLLLLIEFGIHYDIYTPNIANTHLRKTFHTISTSKNIDSRVQTKAKKLRLILEKLQ, from the exons tatCCAATGCTGAACAAGGCAACTGTTGACAACGATACCCCGACTCCAGGATACCTCTTCGAAGATATCATCA AGTTGAGCCATCAATCTCAAGGTCACAGGCACCACTTGGTAGATTTCCTGATAGCTCGTCTCCAAATATCGTCATGGCCTGGAAAGCAGAAG GTGGTAAGAATACTACACCAGATATGCTCGAGAGGCCACCGAGGTGTGCGGGTGTATCTCAGAAGCAAGGATGGAGATCTCAGAAAAGCGGCAGCGTCTGGGGGCCCCCCGGATCCAGTCCTGGCCAACACGCCGCAGCTCTTTCTGAGCTCTGCTATACAA GAACTTCTTACTCTG TTGTTTGACCCCAAAATCATGAAAGAAGATGAACTGTGGCTAGCAG AAACACAATATCACGTGGTTTGGTATCTATCTGTTCACATTTTCAAGGTGCGTGGCATGGTAGAGCGAGTGATGACACATACTGGTGATTCTAAAGGAGTCAGTGTTGATTTTCtgcaaggagagaagggagactatcaacccatcttcctcccttccctcggaGCATCTGTCCCTTCACCACAGCAGCCCTTACATCAGTCCCACCTCCCAGGACTCACATCTGGGCAGTTACGTAATTTTAAGG CCCACAGATCTGGACGAGCAGGTGGTGGTTGGGATAGTGATGAGGAAGGCCAAGATACTCCCCCGTCTCCGCTCAGCTCCAGTACAGACTTTTCTTTGCCGCTTCCTGAACAGCACTCTACAGAGGAAATAATAGCAGGAGCagcagaagaagaatacataACGAAGATTCTATATTCAGCATCATGGCCTGCGGATCCAGATCAACTTATTATTTCCTGTCGAGAAAGTGCATCCTTTGACTTGAATGTGTTTTTTGAGAAGGTAACAGCCAAGTTTTCAGAACTATGTGATGTAGGGACAAGGCGTTCAGATTcagcagaggagaaaaaaagggatgtaGATAAACCAACTCAGAGTACAGATATTACATTAACATGTGAACCTGATAAAGTAACAGTTCAGTTATTGATGCTACTTCTGCTTATTGAATTTGGGATACATTATGATATCTATACACCAAATATAGCAAATACCCATTTACGAAAAACCTTCCATACAATTTCTACAAGTAAGAATATCGACTCAAGAGTTCAGACTAAAGCAAAGAAACTTCGCCTGATTCTTGAAAAACTTCAGTGA